In one window of Gemmatimonadota bacterium DNA:
- a CDS encoding cold shock domain-containing protein, with protein sequence MAMRTTGTVKWFNDAKGFGFITPEGGAKDCFVHHSAIIGDGYRSLAEGERVEFDVVQGPKGPAAEKVSRVAAS encoded by the coding sequence ATGGCAATGCGTACGACCGGCACTGTGAAGTGGTTCAATGACGCGAAGGGCTTCGGCTTCATCACCCCCGAGGGTGGCGCGAAGGACTGCTTCGTGCACCATTCGGCGATCATCGGTGATGGCTACCGGTCCCTCGCCGAGGGCGAGCGGGTGGAGTTCGACGTGGTCCAGGGCCCCAAGGGTCCGGCCGCCGAGAAGGTCAGCCGCGTCGCGGCCAGCTGA